TTAACAGAGTAATACCCAGCTCTTTAGCCCGATGATAATGGCCTAAGACAATGGCCGCCAATTCCGGGTCAGGTATTGCACTCCGTAAAAAATTCATAAAGGCCTGAACACCACTGGTTTCCTGCTTAATCAACGCCAATGCTTTACTATGTTCTCCTAACTGAATAAGCCCTGCCAATGTATGCAGCTTATTAGAGTATTCATGGCTTTGCACCCGTAGCGTATCAGAATACTGCTTTACCTGGCTCAACTGTTCAGTAAGTTGACCCATTTCATCCTGGCACCTAAAGCTAAATACCATCCCGCCTTCAGGAATAGGCTGGCTGTTAACAATGATAGCTTGGTCATTTACCACCAATGCTAAGTCTTTGATAGGCTGTCCTTGTTGTTGCATGGCTAACAGCAAATCACCTTCTTTAAATAAGGATGTTACTGATTGCTTTAACTTATCAACAAGCCAGCTTTTGGGTAACTGCAGGGTCTTAACTGCGGCTAAATTAAACTGGGTGATGTAACCTTCACTGTCCAATGCCAAAATCCCTTCTGATACAGACTGTAAAGTAGCGTTCTGCTCTTGATATAAACGGGTAATTTCTTCCGGCTCAAGGCCCAAAATAGCACGTTTGATATGACTGGCAATTAATACCGCTGCTATCATAGCTAAAAAAATTACTCCTGCCAGCAACCCATACAATAAGAATTGATGCTGAAAAACGACACTATCCACTTTTGTCTGCAAGTAACCCACGGACACCAGACCAATAATTTCACCAGATGTAGAAACAATAGGAGTTTTCCCTCTAATCGAAGGCCCCAGTGAACCAATAGCTTTTGAAACATATGACTTGCCTTCCACTAACGCAGCAGCATTATCGCCTCCTATCATTTGTCTACCAATCCGGGCAACAATAGGGTGTGATAATCGTTTACCAGATGAGTCACCAACCACAATAAACTCTGCGCCAGTCATTTTCCTAATAGGTTCTACCAAGTCTTGCACTTTACTTACATTACTGGTGGTTAACGATTCACGAATGGCTGGTAGTTGGGCTACTGTTTGAGCAATCGCTAAAGCTCGGCTGCCGGTTAGATTTTCAATGGTTTGCGCATGTTGGGCTAAAAACACACCACCCACCAAACCAATTTGCAGCACACTCAACAAGCCAACCACAACCATGATGCGACCTTGAATGCCTAGCCGATATATAGGTAATAATAAACGCATAATTCAATAAACGGTCTACCGAACAATAATGCTAGTTTTCCATTAAATAGCATCTTATCCAGAAAAGCTATCTAGAAAGGGCTGTTATCACATGGCAGGTATTTTTCAGGCAAAAAAAAGC
This genomic interval from Spartinivicinus ruber contains the following:
- a CDS encoding ATP-binding protein yields the protein MRLLLPIYRLGIQGRIMVVVGLLSVLQIGLVGGVFLAQHAQTIENLTGSRALAIAQTVAQLPAIRESLTTSNVSKVQDLVEPIRKMTGAEFIVVGDSSGKRLSHPIVARIGRQMIGGDNAAALVEGKSYVSKAIGSLGPSIRGKTPIVSTSGEIIGLVSVGYLQTKVDSVVFQHQFLLYGLLAGVIFLAMIAAVLIASHIKRAILGLEPEEITRLYQEQNATLQSVSEGILALDSEGYITQFNLAAVKTLQLPKSWLVDKLKQSVTSLFKEGDLLLAMQQQGQPIKDLALVVNDQAIIVNSQPIPEGGMVFSFRCQDEMGQLTEQLSQVKQYSDTLRVQSHEYSNKLHTLAGLIQLGEHSKALALIKQETSGVQAFMNFLRSAIPDPELAAIVLGHYHRAKELGITLLIEEDSYLEGLPATFDRMALVTILGNLVNNAFEAALQTITANPTVKLGVTDSGNEIIFEVEDNGIGIPDNLLDSIFEKGTSTKNQLGHGIGLYLVKQAVERLSGMITIETVSPQGVRFVVYIPK